A stretch of DNA from Lotus japonicus ecotype B-129 chromosome 4, LjGifu_v1.2:
gCGCGGTGGTGGTGTATTACAGACTTGCTTCCTCTCATCGATGAGTTAACTGTCCCAGGTGCGGTGGTGGTCCAGAAATCCATTCGTTCATGTCGCAAATCCAGAACTGGGACAGTTCAGATTTGGATGAAAGGTTCCTCCTTTCTTTGTTCTGGCCTCGGATTTGAAGAGAGGGGAGGAAGATCTTCGATAAAGTACCTTCCTTTCTGAAAAAGGAGGTCATCGTAGCTACGCCGGGAATCGCCTCCGGTGGCGGTGCACGGCGGCGGTTTGGCCGGGGCACCACTAAGCTACAATATGAAAATTGCAAGTTATTGTTTCTTCTGCTACTAGATCGGGTTGTTTTGACAGAACAAGAGGGAAGGGTACAAACCCGAACTTCATCTGGGTTAGTATCTTCATCACGTTGAAATATTGGTGGAAAATGCCAAGAAGTGCCCAAGTACAGACTTATCAGGAACGGTCTTGACAATAAGGTAGAAAAGTCAAGGAAGCAGTTGAAGGAGCAGAAGAACACAGAGCCAAGAAGATCTGGGGTGTGAAAAAGACCAAGGCTTCTGATGCTGCCAAGGGAGGAAAGAAGAAATGAGTTTTGAGACACCATgtttcaattttaagtttattttgctATCGCTGTTTTCAGATAGCTATGATCTTAATCTATTTCCATAGACTGAGATATTTTGGTGTTAGCATCAGATCCTTTTTGTAATTCATATTCGATTATAACTTCAGACTGAGTACTAGCATTGAACAATTTTGTAAACTCAGAAATATTGGTGAAAAATCAAATCTGTTAATGCTGCAGTATGAAAATGAAACACGTGTTAAAATTATTGCATCAATtccaattaaattaataaagatTAAACTGTGTACTTCATCATGTTGAAGTATTGATCGGATTTAGGATttgtttcttgagttttatGAGGGAAAATCTTTGATGAAGATGTTAATGGTTGAAGATGATAGATTCTGAATTTCAGTGGCAGGGGAAGAAGGAGATTAAAGGGGGAAAGAAAAAGAGGGGGGAATAACCTAAAATATCCTTGGTGTAAAGTCTGATATACCCCTGGTCCGCCGGtggaccaaaaagaaagttgacCACCCTAGTTGGCACCTTAAGTTACACCTACAAAGGAACAAGGGGCCACTGTTTGGCCCATTCGTCACATCAAACCATTGTTAGCAGCGTTGaaacttaaattttaataagtggttgaaaaaaaaaagagtttaatgattgtgcactgtcagtgtaaaacatTTTTACACAGACGTCAAATAACTGAATGTTATGTATTCAAATGCATTTAAtatcttatttattttaattaaattaaaagcttATTGTATGACTTGGCAACCTATCATTGGATGTttgtgtaaaaaatgtttacacTAACGGTGCATTACAATTAAATTCAAAAAAGAATTAATAAGTGGTGTTTGTTTCTGTGCTCTTTCATTTCCACATAATTATCCACCTAGCCAAATCACCTCATTTAaggaaattattattataactaTACTTtgtgaaaattaaatttttgatACGTTAATGGTTAAAAATCCGAGTACAATGACTTCGCCAATAATGGAGCTAAGGGAGAAAAGGAACAAGGGTTACTTCggtggagaaagaagatattgGAGTCAcatgatgtctttttttttgaaatttgaaattggaGTCACATGATGTCATAATCTCAATTAATTACATACATTAGATCTAAATTAAATCAATAGAAAATATTAAGTGTAAGAGTTATATATGACTCCACCCATTGTATCAACACAAGTTATATATGACTCTACCCATTGTATCAACACAAGTACACAACCGGAAGCGGCGCCGGTGGTTGCAGGGTGGTTTCCTCCTCTCATAGATGTGTTAGTGGATGGTTCCAAGTGGTGATTGCGATGAAGGGTATTGGATGACGACGATAAAGAAATAAGTTAGGCTGTAGTTATGGAGGCAAAGAAGAAAAAGTATTCTTCATATAATTATAATctcctttaaaaaaattatgttgcCTCCTCCAATAAGTCATTATTAGTTTTGCTCAATGGGTTCAATTTTCGCCCCACAGCTTTCCTTGATACTTTTAGCTAATGCTTTCTTGTTATAATGTTTGTTATCATTTCATTCCTCCGCAGATGGGGAAAAAACTCATATTCTAAAGCATTTccataatgtattttttttctcgATAATAAGTCACTATATTGGAGGTACCACTCCAAGTCCTTTTTAGTTTTAGCATGATTCGATTTTGCCATCCATTATAAAGCACTTACAAATCTTAGCGTTACGAGAAACAGACAACAAACCTGAAATTGAAATCTCAGAACTTACATATATACTTTATAGGTTCTCAAGGGTTTCATAAGGATATTACATAACGCAACCAGACTCACAATGGTGAGTGTTGACTCTGCGAGGCAATAGTAGTACACTGACAGATTAAAATGTCATTTCATCAAGCCATAAAACTGCAGTATCAAATGACATCTACTCCGTGAGAAGCATCGGAATTTCCTTCACTGGTTCAGGAAGCTGCAAGTTGCAAAAAGTTGTATTAGTTAGTTTTTCTCAGACTACGATTAACTGTCCAAACACATAGTATCAAAGGCAGGGGGAAAAGATTGTAGATAATTGCATGATCATTTCATCAAACTGAATAGCTGTATGCATTTAATTTGTGGAAAACTTGTAGTTCTGAGAAACACATATATGTTTCGAAAGCAACTAGTAACCACAATCAAACTGATGTCACATAGGCTGAGGAGTCCTAAGATTTAGTCTGTAATACCAATTGAGTGCAATGTGAAGAGACTTTTACCTCAATTCATAATAAAAGTTTCATTCACATGTTATTACACAAACTGATATGAGTGAGAGTGAATTCAATAACATCACTTCATGGCTGCCTGTGCATATTCTAAGGGGCATACTGTTTAGTTAACACTTAACATATGGTAATGTATTCCATTTTTTTTCCATCCAATACCCTCCTCATCCCTTTCAGGTTGGGAATATGAGATGGCAtgactctttttcttcttttcgaTTACAAAAATATCCAAATAATAAAACGATAACTTCATTCTATTGTGTTCCATCTCATTTTATTTCATTCCACTCACCATTAGATATTCAATCTAAGTAGAAAGTGCTCAAGTAAAATTGTCAAAACTAAGCAACTGTGGGGCAACTAGAGCCTTAACTAAACAGCTGAACACCCAGCaatattattcaatatttcaccAACTACATACATGGCATCTTAATGTTCCTAGAACAGCCTTGTAGGGCATTTATTAACCGCATCAACCATACCTTATATTTTCTAAAAACTAGTATAGTTGATCTATGCCTCATAACATACACAGCACCCCTGAATCTTATAGCATAAATCACACCTTTAAGGAAGCTAATTGCAGATAATATCAAATTGAAACTGATATATGAGTTCAAAGATTCCCATCAAAATTCAAACAGAAAAGCTAATAGCATCTTCCCATACAGAGCTTCAATACTTACATAAAAATATTTGGGCTGGAACCACACACATCAACTAACTATTTCTGtccaaaggaaatccaaacacCCTCATCACATCATCTAAAAGTATAATTTGACTCCTATAGATAAATCCTTTCTTTAAAGATTAAAGTAAGAAATCCCAGAAAGTGATGAGAAAAATTAAGATGTCCATATTTCATGACATGCATAAGAAATCATGAATTCGCTAAATTTACTCTCAAAATATTTCTTATTAACAATTGAGATACCTAGCTTTTCTCTCTAGAGTGAACTAGCTTACTTTAACAGTCTGTTTGTTTGTGGTCATTTTGCAAGGAAGGAAGTTGTTAAGCATGAAAATGAGTGGAAAATGGAATCTTGGGCTGTTTTGGGGAGACATGAAAATGGAGGGGGAAGGAAAATGGATGGTGAATAGTGGATTAAAAGTTTTCCACCCATCCTTGGCaagaaaaatgacaaaaggCCGTGTAGGTGTCTTGATGCATGTGAAGTTgaatatttttcattataaatatatattgttGTGAAGTTAAATGcactttttggttttttaattaaattatatattgaaTAATCAATAATTATACAATCATTACTTTCACTTTTCCTTTCATTCTCTCATCCTTTTCCACAAATCCAAACAACTTAAAAATCATCTCATTTTCCGTTCATATTATTTCCTTTTATATTTCTTCCTCTTACATTTCTTCCACTCATTTTCACCTCTGCATCCAAACAAAGCATAAAGGAGCCAAATCCGATTATATTTTTCCTTTAATAGTAGCAATTAATATAGCCAACATGAATCTAATTCAATAACCATATATAACAACTATTTATTCCACCTTAACCTCACACCCTACTTTTTttaataggcaaatgttagttgttaattgttagtaaattagttcattcgcCAGGGTTTGATCCCTGACCCTTCACCCAGCAAATTTCTTCATTTCTGttagctcaccaagtgagctacccctAACCACAATCTGTTGGTCAAGTGGAGCATAACATAGTCTCACAAGCATCTAATAGGGTCCTTGAACTGGAACATCATCCCCTCAAACTACCAACAAAATCTCAAACACTATTTATAAAGCCATGCTCTGTCACATGTCAAACCTAACCTAGTTGTGAAGATCCTGAAAATAGTAAAACCAAACACAACAAGATCCAGCATTGACACACAAACAAAGGACCTCTCTCCTAATTCCACTAAATCAAGAGCAACCCCTAACCCCTTATCAAAATTTAAACCTAATCTACTGTTCCAGAAACATTAAATAAGATAACAATTCACAAGCTcacaataaaatttgaaaaaaaaaaacaaattaaatcaaaattaacaGCTGAAACAAGAAATTAGGAAATGATAAAATCAAAATACCACTGATGATGTGATTGGATTTCCATGgcaaggggaagaagaagctaggGATTTGCGGCAAGACCGAACAGATTTGAACTGGTCAATGTCAAGCCTCTTGTTGATGATCCCAACCTGGAAGTAGATACTATCAGAAGGAGGCAAATCGACCCTGATCTCGTCAACGTTGAACCAAATCAGCAACCGCTGGACCTGTATCCCCTTGAGGTCGGTGATGGCGCCGTAGCTGAGCTTACCGGTGATGGTCTTCTCGTAGTAAACCATGTAGTCGAACTTGATGTAGCACGTCTTGGCCAGATTGACGACGAATCGGCCGTCGTCGGAGAGGGTGTACCCGGTGACGGTGTCCGGTAAGAGGCCGCTGGGGAGGCCGTACTTGGGGAGGATGTCGTAGGCCGTTTCTTCGGCGGTGGAGAGGGTGAGAGATGAAGAGAGGAGGGTGAAGATGGTTGCGACGATGAACAGCGCGTGAGGCGCGTTTGCTGCCATGGATTGAGAGAAGGAGAATAGTGGCGGTGGCAAAGTGCTAGAGAGTAACGATGATGCTGCTATGTTTCGTCCTCGAGTCTTCCCCCtttcaattttaaatatcaACATAGACCATGTGCTTGTTTTATACTACCAAAAAAATTGGTGAATAATATTATTTCATTAAtatgaataaaataatttatgatCTTTCAAGTTTGTAGTATTTGGTTTCAAGTTGGGAGTTGGGAGTGGGGCCTTGGGGGTACATGGAAGTTACTCGTGCATCACATTACAAGATTGTTATTGATTTGCTTAGTTACAATTGGTGTGAGTAATATGAAGAATGATATTTTGAGAATTAGAGGGATGCTGAGTTGGAATTGAAATGTTAGCATCTTACATGTTTCTTGTGAGTGAAATATCGTTGTTGATGCTTTAGCTTTGATGAGCTTTGTCAGAGGAGTCTCCTATGTGTATCTGAAAGTTTTCTCCATCTTTTATTATTTCTTGTTTGTCTCTAGATTTACTAGTGTagtttgcttgtttgtttatttaaatttttttttggtacaagttTATTCAAATTTTTAAGTGTACTAAAAAAAAGTCTTATTATCATGATATTTGATTGAATTATTTGTGAGGAAATGAATTTTGCATTTGAAAATTATATTGAAATGTAAACTTAAAGATTGTTCATGTTTATAAAgtagtaaaaaattatttattgggGGTAAACGAATTGTTAAATTTGATCATGAACGATTGAGATTAAAAGTTTGTTGATGTAATCACTTCAAAATattgtgactttttttttaaaatgacatATTTTAATGTTGTATTTAGCATAAAAGTATTAACAATAGAATAACAAAAAATATGGttgagtgaaaaaaaaatgaactaaaTAACATTGATTTGCATTGTTCTTTTTGAAAGTGATTTGCATTTAGCATCTTCGTAGTTGTTGaactaaaaaaaatgatgaatcaTAAAAGCATCTTGATAGTTGGTAGCTCTCAACAagaaacaataataataaagtaTTTAACCTATGGTTTTATTGATTTTTGGTCGATGTGTTATTTGACCTATGATAACTtcctttattaaaaaaataagactTACTTTGAGGTCCCTATAAAATATGATTCATTTGATTTTGGTTCCTACATTTCACCCTATTGCATTTTGGTCATGGAACCTCTAAAACCATATCAAGTAATCAATTATTCCAAAAGTTTAAGTTATAGAAGGTACAACTGGCTCATGAATGATGTGCTCTATCACCATGACACCCGAATAATAGAGGATGAATTTCTATctcataaaattatattttttttatctttatttgttaATTTAATCATTCACAAAAGTTATCATcttaaaggtttttttttttattcgaCCTTAATTATATGAATCCATTCCATTAGAGTCTCAAACTCAAAGGCTCTCTCATCTTGCACAATGTCTCCTCTTATCTTAAACTTGTTAATTCTGTGCTCCACATCCCTATTCCATGTGATTTCTTCCACATCCACAGACATCCACGACCTTCTCCCTGAATACGGTTTCCCAAAGGGTCTCATCCCCAACAACGCAATCTCCTACACCATCTCCACCGATGGCTTCTTCACAATCCAGCTCGATTCCCCCTGCTACGTCCACTTCTCCGACCAGTACTTAGTCTACTTCCACACCCGCCTCACCGGAAAACTCTCCTACGGCTCCGTCACAAGAGTCTCCGGGATCCAGGCCCAGATACTCTTCCTCTGGCCCTCCGTTACCGGAATCAAGGTCCACAAGGACTCCGGCATGCTCGAGTTCTTTGCTGGAGCTTTGTCGCAGAAACTTCCGGCGGAGGAGTTTGTGAATGTGCCGGGGTGCTCCCCCAAGGCTTGTCAAGGAGGATCCACTGCAACCAACCTCGTGGATCGCGTGTGAACAAAAGTCAATGATATGTTTTCATCTTCTGTTACCGTTTCTTCAAATTTAATGAATCCCTGTTTTACTTTTACCTGAACATAAACGAATAAAAATTCTTTTTAAATGTTCTTGTTGGATATGTTAGTTTTGGTTTCATGATTTTTAtggatatactttttttttaatctatggATATACTTCACTATTAAACTTTTTTTCATCAACATTTAATGACACATGAAATGATTGAACATTGTACCTTCTAAGTTTGGAAGCCCAAATCCGACTACTTGAATGATAagttcgacaaaaaaaaaaatgtcgtTTAAACTAGTCATTTAATTATGACTCTCCGAATTTAAAAGCCTTAAACACTCTCTTAAGAAGGACGATCAACCTTAACAAAAGGACTCTGGAGCCACCTTAAATAGTCGCGCGACCATTAAGATTGTTATTAAGATAATTTCTAAGCCACTAAGTGTACCATAAAGAACAATGTAACCCTAAGGCAACTAGAAACTCAAGAGACAACCATAAACCTTATAAATACCCTAGACAGTGAAAGGAAAATTGATTAGGATCATCTGATGTGAAAATTCTCTCATGTTTTCTCATATTAAAATTTTGTGTTTATCTCTTTCTTCACTTGTATGCATTAAATATATGCATGTGAAATCATTTAAAAGTTCATGAAGAGTGAAATAAACACAAAATTCTTGGCATaaaagaatatgagaaaaaatTCACATAAGAAAATGTTCGAATTCCCCCtccctataaaaaaaaagagaattcaAATTTAGGGAAAAGGCATATTCACTCCCCACTAGATTTCTAGAGTAAGGGCTTGTATCTAACACTTGATATAATATTCCCAAAACTTGGCTAAAATAAGTGCAAAGGATGATAACACTCATTTTCATTTTGATATAAAAGGTAAAGAAAACAGAATAAAAGTTTATTCATTATACCCATGATATCTAACTTCTCTCTTTTCATTACTTTCTCCCTCACTGATATATAATTTTAACTAATCATATTTACACTTACACTTGGTAGCTGGGCTGGGTGACTGAGCTGCATTTCTGTTTCTAGAGTTATAATTGAAGTTTATTTACGCCAAAACCATCTTTGATGGTGAGAGGACACGCACGCAAACCCCCTTTATAAACACGCGATTTTGAACCCAAAACTAATTGTTATTCTTTTTAAACCCAAAACTCCATCCCTCACCCATTTGATTTAGCCTTGTTCATGATGTAACCCAGCTTTGTTCACTAGTAGATTGTTTGTTATACGTCAATTCTAGGCCACCGATTTAAACACGTAAAGATTATTACAAATTCACAACCATTTTATGAAGGAAGCCATAATTAACAATGTCaccatgaaatattttattaaaagtaaCGCTTTCCTTCATGAACAGTAgctcaaaaaagaaaagaaattatgCCTCAGGCAACTTGGCACATGGCAAATAGCATCATCCACTTAACAAACCCAAGTCTAGTTTCTTCTAACAAGATGACAAATAACAGTCAAATATAGAACATTTGCTTCAAGTCTCTTTATaccaaccagaaccagaagctACATATATAAGTTTCtcctcaaaattaattttgacttcaaaattaattgtagagagatttccaaacatacactaaaATTTCTCTGTTTTTTCCCTTGTTGAGATTGTAAATGCAAATGTATGGTGATATTTCTAGAATCAAAATGCCATAGTTTATATTACAGCAtgaactctctttttctttctttcatactTTAGCAGTTTAGCCATTTACCTCATCAATGGATCAAGGAAACATCTTCGCTGGTACCGGCACCAACAAGAAAAGCAGCAATGGAAGTTCGAACAGGGATAAATTATTGGTGAGCAGAGAGATAGTTTTGGAGAACAGTTTTGATACATCATActtactttctcttccatcGTATTTTCAATCATTTCCTCTTCGTATCTCTTGCTTCTCTTCATATCACATTAGTTATcatatttctctcttttatGCCTATCTCTCTCTAGTGTGGGATGGAACTGAAGGTATTATTTTCAGGTCCAGAATGAAAGGGAAGACATCAATGAAGTAGCTGAGGCATTCGTCAATAAGGCGATTATTACTACATCCCAAATAAAAGTTTAATTCTTTACTTAGATTGAGAAACAATACAATAGTGATTAATATAACTTTTAGATTTATGGAAAAATCTTCAGTAATTCAAAGTTCATAGTCTTCAAAAACAATCAACACACTTTCAAACCATGCACTGAAACAGCTTTTGCCACAACATGGGATCTGATATGCTCTTCTCTGCTAACAGAAATAAATCAACTTCACCAGAGATGCCAACAGTAACATGTTGTTGTCTAATAAATCATATACAACCGCAATGCATGACATAAAATCCTAATTCCT
This window harbors:
- the LOC130713655 gene encoding uncharacterized protein LOC130713655, with amino-acid sequence MAANAPHALFIVATIFTLLSSSLTLSTAEETAYDILPKYGLPSGLLPDTVTGYTLSDDGRFVVNLAKTCYIKFDYMVYYEKTITGKLSYGAITDLKGIQVQRLLIWFNVDEIRVDLPPSDSIYFQVGIINKRLDIDQFKSVRSCRKSLASSSPCHGNPITSSVLPEPVKEIPMLLTE
- the LOC130712029 gene encoding uncharacterized protein LOC130712029; the encoded protein is MSPLILNLLILCSTSLFHVISSTSTDIHDLLPEYGFPKGLIPNNAISYTISTDGFFTIQLDSPCYVHFSDQYLVYFHTRLTGKLSYGSVTRVSGIQAQILFLWPSVTGIKVHKDSGMLEFFAGALSQKLPAEEFVNVPGCSPKACQGGSTATNLVDRV